The sequence CCATTTCCGCCATTAATGAGCGTAAAAGCGTCAGCTTTCTTATGACTGATACCGCTGCTGCTTTGCTTGGATAGTGATACGGAGATAGAGTAAACAAATGGTAGATATAACCGATTCTTCACTACTACCGGTTATCGTACAGCACGCTCGCAGTGGTGAAGTGCTGATGCTGGGATACATGAATGAAGAAGCACTGACTGCGACTCGTACAAGTGGATTTGTGACGTTTTATAGTCGTTCACGTCAGCGGCTCTGGCAGAAGGGTGAAACGAGTGGCCACACGCTGCGCGTTGTCGAAATCCTGCAAGATTGTGATGGCGATGCTCTTCTTATCCTGGCAGAACCGGCTGGCCCAACATGTCATACGGGCCGGCCAAGTTGTTTCTTCCGTGATCTGAGCGAGAGCGAAGTGAAAAGCCCGTTGCCACCCGTGGCCATTCTGGCCTACCTGGCCGACCGCATTCACGCCCGTCGCAGTACTGATCCTTCCACGTCGTACACTGCCAGATTACTCCACGGTGGTGTTGACCGTATTGGTAAGAAGATCGGTGAAGAAGCAGCCGAGTTGATTATCGCCGCTAAAAATGGAAATCCGGCAGAGATAGCCTACGAATTGGCCGACCTGATCTACCATAGCCTGGTTCTACTTGAACAACAGGGGGTACCCACCGAAGCGGTTTGGGCCGAACTGACTCGTCGTTATCAGGCCTCGTGATCGTAGATGATTGCGGGATAACCGTATGCATAGTTGGGCTGGTCGAGTGTTGGTTGTAGATGATGATCCGCTCTT comes from Chloroflexus sp. Y-396-1 and encodes:
- the hisIE gene encoding bifunctional phosphoribosyl-AMP cyclohydrolase/phosphoribosyl-ATP diphosphatase HisIE, translating into MVDITDSSLLPVIVQHARSGEVLMLGYMNEEALTATRTSGFVTFYSRSRQRLWQKGETSGHTLRVVEILQDCDGDALLILAEPAGPTCHTGRPSCFFRDLSESEVKSPLPPVAILAYLADRIHARRSTDPSTSYTARLLHGGVDRIGKKIGEEAAELIIAAKNGNPAEIAYELADLIYHSLVLLEQQGVPTEAVWAELTRRYQAS